A portion of the Phocoena sinus isolate mPhoSin1 chromosome 9, mPhoSin1.pri, whole genome shotgun sequence genome contains these proteins:
- the LOC116759315 gene encoding uncharacterized protein LOC116759315 isoform X2, translating into MPQTGWRSDRLDLEATLAGALEGMRVSTELSTRSSPERGPETQKSWRYPSSEDVQARGNRIRMRAHLGCPAGGQDHKEQSRDHAKQAATASGTPEGDQRDQPSWAPMGGAAQAAGRQIS; encoded by the exons ATCAGACCGTTTGGATCTCGAGGCAACTCTGGCTGGAGCCTTGGAAGGCATGAGG GTCTCCACGGAGCTTTCAACGAGGTCCAGCCCTGAGCGTGGCCCAGAGACCCAGAAATCATGGAGGTATCCTTCCTCTGAAGATGTTCAGGCCAGAGGGAATAGGAT AAGGATGAGAGCACACCTGGGCTGTCCTGCCGGAGGACAAGACCACAAGGAACAAAGCCGAGACCATGCAAAACAGGCTGCCACAGCCAGTGGGACACCGGAGGGAGACCAGCGAGACCAGCCAAGCTGGGCTCCGATGGGCGGAGCTGCCCAGGCAGCTGGCAGGCAG atctcctaa